CCAAGCTTTATTTTATAAAATCCTGTATttcctactagggctgttgaattttaaaaaatttggtatagttcggattcggctgaattcggcccatttagattcgggatatgccgaagtccgaactcccccgcttcgggtccatgcaattcagcgggaattcaaagttcaggaaaaaaaattcggccgaataaagccattaaaaacacaaccgtgcctttctgcggctctgggggggcatttttgggggtagaggtcccaaactttcagcggagcttcaaaggacgtttcttgaaagaccccccaagttttgtaaagattgggtcagggggggctgagatatgggccccgaaaggggtccccccacccttaatgtgcatctctgagcagagcttgccgcccacgcacaaagctcccagccccgacaaacagctgagaagtttgcaaagcaaacaactgcaaagcaacacgactgcaaaccaacacagccTTGTAAAGCAAAACCTTtacaactgtgcaaagcaacctgacacctgggattttgcaaaccatggaaagggacagaggcagctagctatgcataatgagcaggaggggtggaatttccccttttgcacgggactccaaatgcattctttaagtcaccatttgaaaaccagttttgagcaagcatccaaatagacctaaccgctcttatgaatgagggaaaacctgaagacacacaactgaaacgccccctcaaaccagggagagagagactcgagggggaacacacccccaggcagaaccggcaaaagccccctttggcttccccccccccacccacagaaactgctccctccccacacacacacagactctgcttcccccccacacacacacacacaaaggagaaaaattattgattaaagcccccaaaggggtattactgtggctgtcttctgttccatctggaggggctggggaggacttgtaatccaagatgattccaattcggcaggggacattttgctctggagatgcatacaggatcagctgatccattcatcccaatagggaaaaggggaaaggggaaagcccatatctcgggaccccctgacccattgtttacaaaacttgggtggtctcttaaggcttgtctgaagctccgctcaaagtttggaatctgcaccccaaaaaatgcgccccctgcagccacggaaagagaaaaggggggagccaatatttctgcccccactgaacccatctttacaaaacttgggtggtatcttaagaaggattgtctgaagctatgctgaaagtttgggggctgtatccccaaaaaagcgccccctgcagccacggaaatggaaaaggggggagggaaaaggggtggagcccatatctcgagaccccctgacccaatgtttacaaaacttaagGGGTATCTTacaaaggctcatctgaagctccactgaaagtttggggtctgtacccccaaaaatacaccccctgcagccacagaaaggagtgaatgtgcacaagcacccccccacacacgaggatttccctctctctctcttcccggctgggccgcacatcagctgattcctccagtactcaatcctgactgattggccagaagaagacccagcttggacaccgattggccggggaaggagaatgctgcttactgacggttatgctgcttactgcagccccgaattggccggatttattcgtgaactcccgaactcgctgaattcagctcccccggttgccctccatttttgagttcggttcgtcccgaactaaaaaccactgaatcaggggaaattcggctgtttttcagttcgggccgaaccgaatcaacagccctatttcctACAGCTAATACAGAACAGAACAAATCTCACTGCCAACACAATCTTCATTCTCCTGGGATTCAGCTATCACCCAGAGCTTCAGACTCTTCTCTTCCTGGCTTTCCTCACAATCTTCATGCTTACTGTGGTTGGCAATCTCGTCATCGTTGTGCTTGTTGTCAGCGATGGGCATCTCCACACCCTCATGTATTTCTTCCTAGGGAATTTGTCCTGCTTGGAGATTTGCTACACATCAACCATCATACCCAGATTGGTCTTCTGTCTGCTGACTGGGGATAGAACTATTTCTGTTCATGGTTGCATTCTACAATATTTCTTCTTTGGTTCTTTAGCATCTACGGAATGTTACCTTCTGGCCGTGATGTCCTACGATCGATATTTACCCATATGCAGACCATTGCGAAACACATATCTTATGAATGGCAGGATTTGTTTTGGGCTTCTTGCCATCTCTTGGATGACCGGTGTGGTAAATGTCAGTGTAATAACACCACTTTTGTTATTTTGTGTCCCCAATGAAATTGAACATTTCTTTTGTGACTTAGCCCCTCTGTTCAAACTTTCCTGCAACAGCACCCACTTAGTGGAACTTGTAACTTTCATTTTTGCCTCCATACACACCTTGCCTCCATTTCTACTTACCCTCATCTCATATCTGTGTATCATCATCAATATTCTCCAAATGAGGTCCAAGGCTTCCAGACAGAAGGCCTTCTCCACTTGTTCCTCCCATTTCATTGTAGTGACACTTTTTTATGGGTCTCTGATTTGTGTCTGTTTACTTCCGGAAACAAACACATGGAAGGAGCTTCATAAAACCTTCTCCCTTTTTTATACCAGCTTCACTCCAATGTTCAACCCTCTTATATACAGTCTGAGAAACAGAGAGATCAAGGCTGCCCTTGTTAGAACTGCCACTAAAATTGTCAATGTAACTCATACCTTATCTTTATGAAGGTTTATTTTAAGTTGTATTGGTAgttttagtagtagtagtagtaggctGTACAGAtgtatagtagtagtagtaggctGTACAGATGTCCTGCAGCTCTGAAATGTAATTTTCATTTTGGCACCAGAGGCCTAGTTCATAAAATATGTATCTCACTTTTATCCCATTAGACTTCAGGGTGGCTTGTGTGGTTCTCATATACTCCCTTTTTATTGTTGCAATAGTCCTGTGGGAATAGTCCTGAAGGGAATAGTGCTGTGGGAATAGTCCTGAAGAGAAtgcctggctcaaggtcatccagtgatcAACTCAAGttggaatttgaatctgggtccaGGTTCAACTACTACCCCTTGCTGGATCTAACCAAAGTCTTTATATTCCCTGCACAAATTTATCCAGTTGCCAGGTGTCTTTATTGTCTATTGTGTGTACAAATTCCATTCTGTGCACTATTGTTTTTAATTGAAGCTTTATTTTATAAAATCCTTTATTTCCTACAGCTAATACAGAACAGAACAAACCTCACTGCCAACACAATCTTCATTCTCCTGGGATTCAGCGATCACCCAGAGCTTCAGATGCTTCTCTTCCTGGCTTTCCTCACAATCTACATGCTTACTGTAGCTGGCAATCTCATCATTGTTGTGCTTGTTGTCAGTGATGAGCATCTCCAcacccccatgtatttcttcctagGGAACCTGTCATGCTTGGAGATCTGCTACACATCCACCATCCTACCCAGATTGCTCTTCAGTCTGCTGACAGGAGATAGAATCATTTCGGTTCATGGTTGCATGGGACAATACCTCTTCTTTGTTGTCTTAGCAGTTGCAGAGTGTTATCTCTTGGCCGTGATGTCATATGACCGATACTTAGCCATCTGTAAACCTCTGAGGTACACATCTCTCATGAATAGCCGAGTCTGCATTTGGCTTATTGCCATCTCTTGGATGAGTGGGCTGCTAAATGTTAGCATAGTCACTTCACTCTTGTGGCAGTTAATGTTTTGCGGTCCCAACAAAATTGAGCATTTCTTTTGTGACCTAGCCCCCATGTTAAAGCTCTCCTGCAGCAACACTGACTTAGCAGAACTGgtcattttcattttttcctcCATAAACACTGTACTCCCCTTCTTACTTACCCTGATCTCATACATTAATATTATCATCACCATCCTCCAAATGAAGACCAAGGCTTCGAGGCAGAAGGCCTTCTCCACTTGTTCGTCCCACCTCGCTGTAGTGATTCTTTTCTATGGGTCTCTGATTTGTGTCTATGTACTTCCAGAAACTACCATGCTGAAGGGGCTTCATCGAATCTTCTCCCTGTTTTACACGGTCTACACTCCCATGCTTAACCCTTTTATATACAGTCTGAGAAACAGAGAGGTCAAGGCTGCTTTTTTTAGAACTGCAACTAAAATTGTCAATATAGCTCTTACCTTCCCTTAATGGtggctgtttttgttttattgttaacGAGAGGAAGAAGGAGCTACAGCCTAATCCTTGTCCCACATTTTAGCATTGCTATTAGCATGACATTCTACATGAAGTAATAGATTTCCCACTTTAAGCTCATTTATTTTACATACTGCTGATGAGTAAAGAATCTAAAGGGGTACGATTTGAAATGCATACATTCTGACATTAAACAGGAATTTCAATATGGGGGATGGactctaaggagggtggggtttggagagggacttcaatgccatagagtccaattcccaaagtggccattttctgcagggggactgaattctatcagctggagatcagttgtaatagtgggaaatctccagcaaccatctggaggttggcaaccctaggcgaggGCCATCAATTACCCTTATGTGTCTACACAATTTGCTGTCCAATTAAACTTTCATACCTGTAATGGAGGCAGCTTCCCTCTGAGGTACAAATCCTCTGAGTTCCTTCTTCCCTTGAGGATAGATGTTTATTCAACCCATTTTGTTGGGAGAAGCATTTGCTCCAGCAATGCAACCAAAGGCTCTACTTTGTGTTTGCTTACAGGTGTAGAAGATAAAAGGGGTTTAGCTTAGCCTTTCCATAAACTCCAAGTGAAAGTTGGCAAATCAGCTGAAGTGTACACTGGACACAAAAGAGAAGAGGAGTGTGCACTGTGATCCTCAGATCCAAAAATGGGAAGCAGAACGACTATTTCTCATATTCATCCACCTACTGAAATTCACTTTGAGGTAAATCAACTCTATTTACAATCTCAGTTTTCTCCATCAGCCTGCAGAGAATCTTATTTCTACATATCTATGGATCTGTATCATCACACAAAGTGGCTTGCACATGAGGTGATGGAACGGCTCCTTTCACTTTTCAAGCTGGCCGCCTGCTGGCCATCAGTTACTGTCAGTCAAAGGAGCCACTATTCCCTGAGGGTTCAGACCTCTGTGGGAGATTGGGGTGAAGGTATTTTGTCCATGAGAGGGAGCCTAGGAAGGGCCTGAAGGAAAGGCTTCTGAGGTGAAAGGATATTTTTGttgttgaggagaaaagtggagaTGGAAGTCTTCTGGGCCCTGTGCAGAGAACAATGAAGCACGAGAAGGCTCCTCAGAGCTGCAACCTTTGGAGATCTGGAGCACCAGAGAGCCAGCCAAGCTGCAGCAAAGGCTGAGTGTGAGACCCGCAGATAGCCTCAGAGAGACAGTAAAAGCCTCTTATCTTTTTGGTTCCCACTTTTCAGTTGTCATGTCTAAgttggagttttttttaatacatgtgTCCTGCTTTGATTTCCCATCCCTCCTTATTGAATTAAACCCTACTTGTATTTAGGTTCTGCTCATGAATGGTTATAGGTtgttggggaggggtctggaagTTATTTTGAAATTACATTTCTTTTGCATACTGGCCACCCCTGCCCCATATTAGGAAATGGGGGGAAGTGGGCACCACAGCTGTCCTTTTTTCCACCCCTCTCAAAACGTAGCCCTAGTTTCTCCCACCAACCCTATCTGAGAGAAGAAAGTATGGGACCTGCGTTtgttaatggtgtgtgtgtgtgtgtgtgtgtgtgtgtgtgtgtgtgtgaaaattccTTTCACCTCAGAAACCCTTTTTCTCAGGTCCCTCATTTGGCTCCCTCTCAGGGACAAAATAGCTTCTCACCAATTCTAACAAAGGGCCAA
This genomic window from Euleptes europaea isolate rEulEur1 chromosome 18, rEulEur1.hap1, whole genome shotgun sequence contains:
- the LOC130490778 gene encoding olfactory receptor 1020-like; amino-acid sequence: MGSRTTISHIHPPTEIHFELIQNRTNLTANTIFILLGFSYHPELQTLLFLAFLTIFMLTVVGNLVIVVLVVSDGHLHTLMYFFLGNLSCLEICYTSTIIPRLVFCLLTGDRTISVHGCILQYFFFGSLASTECYLLAVMSYDRYLPICRPLRNTYLMNGRICFGLLAISWMTGVVNVSVITPLLLFCVPNEIEHFFCDLAPLFKLSCNSTHLVELVTFIFASIHTLPPFLLTLISYLCIIINILQMRSKASRQKAFSTCSSHFIVVTLFYGSLICVCLLPETNTWKELHKTFSLFYTSFTPMFNPLIYSLRNREIKAALVRTATKIVNVTHTLSL
- the LOC130490779 gene encoding olfactory receptor 5B21-like, whose amino-acid sequence is MPGSRSSSDQLKLEFESGSRFNYYPLLDLTKVFIFPAQIYPVARCLYCLLCVQIPFCALLFLIEALFYKILYFLQLIQNRTNLTANTIFILLGFSDHPELQMLLFLAFLTIYMLTVAGNLIIVVLVVSDEHLHTPMYFFLGNLSCLEICYTSTILPRLLFSLLTGDRIISVHGCMGQYLFFVVLAVAECYLLAVMSYDRYLAICKPLRYTSLMNSRVCIWLIAISWMSGLLNVSIVTSLLWQLMFCGPNKIEHFFCDLAPMLKLSCSNTDLAELVIFIFSSINTVLPFLLTLISYINIIITILQMKTKASRQKAFSTCSSHLAVVILFYGSLICVYVLPETTMLKGLHRIFSLFYTVYTPMLNPFIYSLRNREVKAAFFRTATKIVNIALTFP